The following are encoded in a window of Cupriavidus oxalaticus genomic DNA:
- a CDS encoding ankyrin repeat domain-containing protein: MFDLKFFRRAAGAMVLAAATLAQAAPIDDMRKAVEFDDANTIKKLLAKGVDPNIVDSRGNPVLVLALREKSLKAATVLIRAKDIDFDKANPAGETPLMMAALHGQLDMVKLMVDEMEAEINKTGWTPLHYAAANGHNDVVKYLVDHAAYIDAESPNGTTPLMMAARAGHIETVKLLLDEGADMRLKNQQGMTVIDFAERYNQPEIANGLKSRWQKLYPQTPIVPAPPLKAPTGTPGGQRPANAPAAPQTKGW, encoded by the coding sequence ATGTTTGACCTGAAGTTTTTCCGCCGCGCCGCCGGCGCCATGGTGCTGGCGGCGGCCACGCTGGCGCAGGCCGCGCCCATCGACGACATGCGCAAGGCGGTCGAGTTCGACGACGCCAATACCATCAAGAAGCTGCTGGCCAAGGGCGTCGATCCCAATATCGTCGACAGCCGCGGCAACCCGGTGCTGGTGCTGGCGCTGCGCGAGAAGTCGCTCAAGGCGGCAACGGTGCTGATCCGCGCCAAGGACATCGATTTCGACAAGGCCAATCCCGCCGGGGAGACGCCGCTGATGATGGCGGCGCTGCACGGCCAGCTCGACATGGTCAAGCTGATGGTCGACGAGATGGAGGCCGAGATCAACAAGACCGGCTGGACCCCGCTGCACTATGCCGCCGCCAATGGCCATAACGACGTGGTCAAGTACCTGGTCGACCATGCCGCGTACATCGACGCCGAGTCGCCCAACGGCACCACCCCGCTGATGATGGCCGCGCGCGCCGGCCATATCGAGACCGTCAAGCTGCTGTTGGACGAAGGCGCCGACATGCGCCTGAAGAACCAGCAGGGCATGACTGTGATCGACTTTGCCGAGCGCTACAACCAGCCCGAGATCGCCAATGGCCTGAAGTCGCGCTGGCAGAAGCTCTATCCGCAGACGCCGATCGTGCCGGCGCCGCCGCTGAAGGCGCCCACGGGCACCCCCGGCGGCCAGCGTCCCGCCAACGCGCCGGCCGCGCCGCAGACCAAGGGCTGGTAA
- a CDS encoding TatD family hydrolase, with protein sequence MFVDSHCHIDFPELAARLPELLENMRANQVTHALCISVTLEDFPRVLALAEQHPNLYASVGVHPDYEEGEDPSVERLVELSAHPRVVGTGETGLDYYRLNGRSIADMEWQRERFRTHIRAARQTGKPLIIHTRSSADDTLRLMREENAGEAGGVMHCFTETWDVARQALDQGFHISFSGIVTFKSAADLQETARKVPLDRMLIETDSPYLAPVPYRGKTNEPAWVRHVGEFIAQLRGVPVAQVAEQTTENFFNLFKHIDRNAHV encoded by the coding sequence ATGTTTGTCGATTCCCATTGCCATATCGATTTCCCCGAGCTGGCCGCGCGCCTGCCGGAACTGCTGGAAAACATGCGCGCCAACCAGGTCACGCATGCGCTGTGCATCTCGGTGACGCTGGAGGACTTCCCGCGCGTGCTGGCGCTGGCCGAGCAGCATCCCAACCTGTATGCCTCGGTCGGCGTGCATCCCGACTATGAGGAGGGGGAGGACCCGTCCGTCGAGCGCCTGGTCGAGCTGTCGGCGCACCCGCGCGTGGTCGGCACCGGCGAGACCGGGCTGGATTACTACCGCCTGAACGGCCGCAGCATTGCCGACATGGAATGGCAGCGCGAACGCTTCCGCACCCATATCCGCGCGGCGCGCCAGACCGGCAAGCCGCTGATCATCCATACCCGGTCGTCCGCCGACGACACGCTGCGCCTGATGCGTGAAGAGAACGCAGGCGAAGCCGGCGGCGTGATGCATTGCTTTACCGAGACGTGGGATGTCGCCCGGCAGGCGCTGGACCAGGGCTTCCATATCTCGTTTTCCGGCATCGTTACCTTCAAGAGCGCCGCCGATCTGCAGGAGACCGCGCGCAAGGTGCCGCTGGACCGCATGCTGATCGAGACCGATTCACCCTACCTGGCACCTGTGCCGTACCGCGGCAAGACCAACGAGCCGGCCTGGGTGCGCCACGTAGGCGAGTTCATTGCGCAACTGAGGGGCGTGCCGGTGGCGCAGGTGGCTGAGCAAACCACGGAAAATTTCTTCAATCTATTCAAGCATATCGACAGGAATGCTCATGTTTGA
- the mltG gene encoding endolytic transglycosylase MltG — protein MKRFFLRLGLAVLVIALAAAGGFAWWANHPLALNRSPVEVVIKPNSGVASVGRQIQRGGVAMDPRLFALLVRLTGHGGDLKAGGYEFETGATPLSVMGKLVRGEVTHYVVTVIEGWEFRKMRAAVDASPALRHDTRDMSDAELMKAIGAAETSPEGLFFPDTYLFARGSSDIELYKHAYRAMQRRLNEAWIARAPDLPYKSPYEALVMASIVEKETGQATERPMIAAVFINRLRRNMMLQTDPTVIYGLGQAFDGDLRKRDLQADTPYNTYTRTGLPPTPIALPGLASLAAATAPAPSDALYFVARGDGSSHFSNSLPEHNRAVDKYQRGK, from the coding sequence ATGAAACGTTTTTTCCTTCGCCTGGGCCTGGCGGTCCTGGTAATCGCGCTGGCGGCCGCCGGCGGCTTTGCGTGGTGGGCCAATCACCCGCTGGCGCTGAACCGTTCGCCGGTCGAAGTGGTGATCAAGCCCAATTCCGGCGTGGCCAGCGTCGGCCGCCAGATCCAGCGCGGCGGCGTCGCCATGGACCCGCGGCTGTTCGCCCTGCTGGTGCGCCTGACCGGCCACGGAGGCGACCTGAAGGCCGGCGGCTATGAATTCGAGACCGGCGCCACGCCGCTGTCGGTGATGGGCAAGCTGGTGCGCGGCGAAGTCACGCACTACGTGGTCACGGTGATCGAGGGTTGGGAATTCCGCAAGATGCGCGCGGCGGTCGACGCCAGCCCGGCGCTGCGCCACGATACGCGCGATATGTCCGACGCGGAACTGATGAAGGCGATCGGCGCCGCCGAGACTTCGCCCGAGGGGCTGTTTTTCCCGGACACCTACCTGTTTGCGCGCGGCAGCAGCGATATCGAGCTGTACAAGCACGCCTATCGCGCCATGCAGCGCCGCCTCAATGAAGCCTGGATCGCACGCGCGCCCGACCTGCCGTACAAGTCCCCATACGAGGCGCTGGTGATGGCATCGATCGTGGAGAAAGAAACCGGGCAGGCCACGGAACGCCCGATGATCGCCGCGGTGTTTATCAACCGCCTGCGCAGGAACATGATGCTGCAGACCGACCCGACCGTGATCTACGGCCTGGGCCAGGCCTTCGACGGCGACCTGCGCAAGCGCGACCTGCAGGCCGACACCCCGTACAATACGTACACCCGCACCGGCCTGCCGCCCACGCCGATCGCGCTGCCGGGCCTGGCCTCGCTGGCGGCGGCCACCGCGCCGGCGCCGTCCGATGCGCTGTACTTCGTCGCCCGCGGCGACGGCAGCAGCCACTTCTCCAACTCGCTACCCGAACACAACCGCGCGGTCGACAAGTACCAGCGCGGCAAATAA
- the ygfZ gene encoding CAF17-like 4Fe-4S cluster assembly/insertion protein YgfZ codes for MPVMNAQAPELAASLESLQASGIVCAPAGLGLIRVAGDDAASFLHTQLTNAVEDLKPGSARLAGYCSPKGRLLASFLMWRDAEGIVLQLSADIQAAVQKRLSMFVLRAKAKLADITPASAIVGVAGAGAADALAAANLPAPEAAFAVAEADGVTVIRLPDAAGQPRWQLVLPAERADAVRAALAGTLQASPQALWDWLEVQSGLPRIVAATQEQFVPQMINFELVGGVNFRKGCYPGQEIVARSQYRGTLKRRMWLVQGDGEVPAPAAEIYRPEDPGQPCGMIVNAAPAPQGGWAGLAELKIDAAGSALRLGSAEGPALATATLPYDVPLGEAAQAAG; via the coding sequence ATGCCAGTGATGAATGCCCAAGCCCCGGAACTCGCCGCCAGCCTTGAATCCCTGCAGGCAAGCGGAATCGTCTGCGCCCCCGCCGGGCTCGGACTGATCCGCGTGGCCGGCGACGATGCCGCCAGCTTCCTGCACACCCAGCTCACCAATGCGGTCGAGGACCTGAAGCCGGGCTCCGCGCGCCTGGCCGGCTACTGTTCGCCCAAGGGGCGCCTGCTCGCCTCCTTCCTGATGTGGCGCGATGCCGAAGGCATCGTGCTGCAGCTGTCCGCCGATATCCAGGCCGCGGTGCAGAAGCGGCTGTCGATGTTCGTGCTGCGCGCCAAGGCCAAGCTGGCCGATATCACGCCCGCCAGCGCCATCGTCGGCGTCGCCGGTGCCGGTGCCGCCGACGCACTGGCCGCCGCGAACCTGCCGGCGCCGGAAGCGGCCTTTGCCGTGGCCGAGGCCGACGGCGTCACCGTGATCCGCCTGCCGGACGCCGCGGGACAGCCACGCTGGCAACTGGTGCTGCCCGCCGAGCGCGCCGACGCCGTGCGCGCGGCGCTGGCCGGCACGCTGCAAGCGTCGCCGCAGGCGCTGTGGGACTGGCTGGAAGTGCAGTCCGGCCTGCCCCGCATCGTCGCCGCGACGCAGGAACAGTTCGTGCCGCAGATGATCAATTTCGAGCTGGTCGGCGGCGTGAACTTCCGCAAGGGCTGCTACCCGGGCCAGGAAATCGTCGCGCGCAGCCAGTACCGCGGCACGCTCAAGCGCCGCATGTGGCTGGTGCAGGGCGATGGCGAGGTGCCGGCGCCCGCGGCGGAGATCTACCGGCCGGAAGACCCCGGCCAGCCGTGCGGCATGATCGTCAACGCCGCGCCCGCGCCGCAGGGCGGCTGGGCCGGGCTGGCCGAGCTGAAGATCGACGCCGCCGGCAGCGCGCTGCGGCTGGGCAGCGCCGAAGGCCCTGCGCTGGCGACCGCCACCCTGCCCTACGACGTGCCACTGGGCGAAGCTGCCCAGGCGGCGGGCTGA
- a CDS encoding FMN-dependent NADH-azoreductase: MNILQIDSSVLGDNSVSRNLTASVVADLVAANPEAKVTVRDLDQDAPAHLSGNLLPVLGGPKDGLSAVQQAELERTEQFLAEFLAADVLVLGVPQYNFGIPSQLKAWFDRIAQAGRTFKYTENGPVGLAGGKRVIVVSSRGGVRQDANALDLHEVTVDVVLRFLGITDITYVRAHGLAMGPQFREAGLANARTEVAALNDATRLAA, from the coding sequence ATGAACATCCTGCAGATCGATTCCAGCGTCCTCGGCGACAACTCCGTTTCCCGCAACCTGACCGCCAGCGTGGTGGCCGACCTGGTCGCCGCCAACCCGGAGGCAAAGGTCACCGTCCGCGACCTGGACCAGGATGCGCCGGCGCACCTGTCGGGCAACCTGCTGCCGGTGCTGGGCGGTCCCAAGGATGGCCTGAGCGCCGTGCAGCAAGCCGAGCTGGAGCGCACCGAGCAGTTCCTGGCCGAATTCCTCGCCGCCGACGTGCTGGTGCTGGGCGTGCCGCAGTACAACTTCGGCATCCCGAGCCAGCTCAAGGCCTGGTTCGACCGCATCGCGCAGGCTGGCCGCACCTTCAAGTACACCGAGAACGGCCCGGTCGGCCTGGCCGGCGGCAAGCGCGTGATCGTGGTGTCGTCGCGCGGCGGCGTGCGCCAGGATGCGAATGCGCTGGACCTGCATGAAGTCACCGTCGACGTGGTGCTGCGCTTCCTGGGCATCACCGACATCACCTACGTGCGCGCCCACGGCCTGGCCATGGGTCCGCAGTTCCGCGAAGCCGGGCTGGCCAACGCCCGCACCGAAGTCGCGGCGCTGAACGACGCCACCCGGCTGGCCGCCTGA
- a CDS encoding LysR family transcriptional regulator — translation MQDLNDLSLFAQVVEHGSFSAASRATGVPKSRLSRRIAQLERDLGVQLLRRTTRQVRVTPLGESFYERCRAMLNEAEAAREVIEQAREQPGGTLRVSCPVAIAQILLAPAIGHFMRANPAVRIELEATNRRVDVIAEGFDLALRVREVMEDSSLAVRTFGESQLMLVASPGLLDSIGRPRTPQALDGMPGVGQHPHDGKHVWTLRCKPGETTQIAYDPRLVTDEFALLREAAIAGVGVAMLPRMYCRDAIDSGQLELLLPQYEMPVGTLHAVFPSRKGVTPATRRFLDFLGEILPECARKVGMVEPRQPAMHRVV, via the coding sequence ATGCAAGACCTCAATGACCTGTCCCTGTTCGCGCAGGTGGTGGAACACGGCAGCTTCTCGGCGGCCAGCCGTGCCACCGGCGTGCCCAAGTCGCGCCTGAGCCGGCGCATCGCCCAGCTGGAGCGCGACCTGGGCGTGCAGCTGTTGCGCCGGACCACGCGGCAGGTGCGCGTGACGCCGCTCGGCGAGTCGTTCTACGAACGTTGCCGGGCCATGCTCAACGAAGCCGAGGCCGCGCGCGAAGTGATCGAGCAGGCGCGCGAGCAGCCCGGCGGCACACTGCGCGTGAGCTGCCCGGTGGCGATCGCGCAGATCCTGCTGGCGCCGGCCATCGGGCATTTCATGCGCGCCAATCCGGCGGTGCGGATCGAGCTGGAGGCGACCAACCGGCGTGTCGACGTGATCGCCGAGGGTTTTGACCTTGCATTGCGCGTGCGCGAGGTGATGGAAGACTCGAGCCTGGCCGTGCGCACCTTCGGCGAGAGCCAGCTGATGCTGGTGGCCAGCCCGGGGCTGCTCGACAGCATCGGCCGGCCGCGTACGCCGCAGGCGCTTGACGGCATGCCCGGCGTGGGCCAGCACCCGCATGACGGCAAGCACGTCTGGACACTGCGCTGCAAGCCCGGCGAGACCACCCAGATCGCCTACGACCCGCGCCTGGTCACCGATGAATTCGCGCTGCTGCGCGAGGCCGCGATCGCCGGCGTGGGCGTGGCCATGCTGCCGCGCATGTACTGCCGCGACGCCATCGACAGCGGCCAGCTGGAACTGCTGCTGCCCCAGTATGAGATGCCGGTCGGCACGCTGCACGCGGTGTTCCCGTCGCGCAAGGGCGTCACGCCGGCGACCCGGCGCTTTCTCGATTTCCTGGGAGAGATCCTGCCGGAGTGCGCGCGCAAGGTTGGCATGGTTGAACCGAGGCAGCCCGCCATGCACAGGGTGGTCTGA
- a CDS encoding PilZ domain-containing protein, with product MNTAATGAPPTAPLGAPTGSGAASRPNVLSLSIKDQAGLYAAYMPFLARGGIFVPSNRPFRLGEQVFLVLSLLDRPQKYQIAGQVAWITPPGTPMKTPGVGVHFPDDDNGRNLRRAVEEILGKLLESGRPTQTL from the coding sequence ATGAACACTGCAGCGACCGGGGCACCACCGACCGCCCCGCTGGGCGCGCCGACCGGCAGCGGCGCGGCATCGCGCCCCAATGTGCTGTCCTTGTCGATCAAGGACCAGGCCGGGCTGTACGCGGCCTATATGCCGTTCCTGGCCCGCGGCGGCATTTTCGTGCCGTCGAACCGGCCGTTCAGGCTGGGCGAGCAGGTGTTCCTGGTGTTGTCCCTGCTGGACCGGCCGCAGAAGTACCAGATCGCGGGCCAGGTGGCCTGGATCACCCCGCCGGGCACGCCGATGAAGACCCCGGGCGTCGGCGTACACTTCCCCGACGACGACAACGGGCGCAACCTGCGCCGCGCGGTGGAGGAGATCCTGGGCAAGCTGCTGGAGTCCGGGCGCCCCACGCAAACCTTATGA
- the tmk gene encoding dTMP kinase — MRGKFITFEGIDGAGKSTHIDWVAARLRARAGIPAVVTTREPGGTPLGEDLRQLLLHRTMHLETEALLMFAARREHIAEVIDPALARGEWVISDRFTDATFAYQGGGRGLPTQRLEVLEDWVQAGLQPDLTLLFDVPLETASERLAGARAPDKFEAESRAFFQRTRDEYLRRAAAAPGRFRVIDATRSIDAIREELEQIIATL; from the coding sequence ATGCGCGGAAAATTCATCACCTTCGAAGGCATCGACGGCGCCGGCAAGAGCACCCATATCGACTGGGTGGCGGCGCGGCTGCGCGCGCGCGCCGGCATTCCCGCCGTGGTCACCACCCGCGAGCCGGGCGGCACGCCGCTGGGCGAAGACCTGCGCCAGCTGCTGCTGCACCGGACAATGCACCTCGAGACCGAGGCGCTGCTGATGTTCGCCGCGCGGCGCGAGCATATCGCCGAGGTCATCGACCCCGCGCTGGCGCGCGGCGAATGGGTGATCTCCGACCGCTTCACGGATGCCACCTTTGCCTATCAGGGCGGGGGCAGGGGCCTGCCGACGCAGCGGCTCGAAGTGCTGGAAGACTGGGTGCAGGCTGGCCTGCAGCCGGACCTGACGCTGCTGTTCGACGTGCCGCTGGAAACCGCCAGCGAGCGGCTGGCCGGGGCGCGTGCGCCGGACAAGTTCGAGGCCGAATCGCGTGCGTTCTTCCAGCGCACCCGCGATGAGTACCTGCGCCGCGCTGCCGCAGCGCCGGGACGCTTCCGCGTGATCGACGCCACGCGCAGCATCGACGCAATTCGAGAAGAACTCGAGCAGATTATCGCAACCCTTTGA
- a CDS encoding NRDE family protein, producing MCLILVAWQSHPDYALVVAGNRDEFYVRPAAAVHWWQDAPQVLAGRDLAEVIGEAGTWMGVNADGRFAALTNYRAPSEKRTDARSRGELVAGFLRGHDAPFDYLDGLAGEDGCYNGFNLLACDLRELWWYSNRSATRQPQKLRPGLYGLSNALLDTPWPKVRSRVGALAEVLAADSGRADASAEPYLQMLADERQAADFELPSTGVAPEWEKLLSSAFIRSASYGTRASTVLRVRHDGRFDLSERSFDASGRIGEVSYHGKLNLPRATGIVQAPR from the coding sequence ATGTGCCTGATCCTGGTTGCCTGGCAATCCCACCCGGACTATGCCCTGGTCGTCGCCGGCAACCGCGATGAATTCTATGTCCGCCCCGCGGCGGCCGTGCACTGGTGGCAGGATGCGCCGCAGGTGCTGGCCGGACGCGACCTCGCGGAGGTCATCGGCGAGGCCGGCACCTGGATGGGCGTCAACGCCGACGGGCGCTTTGCCGCGCTCACCAATTACCGCGCCCCTTCCGAGAAACGCACCGACGCGCGCTCGCGCGGCGAACTGGTGGCCGGCTTCCTGCGCGGCCATGACGCGCCGTTCGATTATCTCGACGGGCTGGCCGGCGAGGATGGCTGCTACAACGGCTTCAACCTGCTTGCCTGCGACCTGCGCGAACTCTGGTGGTACAGCAACCGCTCGGCCACGCGCCAGCCGCAGAAGCTGCGCCCGGGACTGTACGGGTTGTCCAATGCACTGCTCGACACTCCCTGGCCCAAGGTGCGCAGCCGCGTGGGCGCGCTTGCCGAGGTGCTGGCGGCCGACAGCGGGCGGGCCGATGCCAGCGCCGAGCCCTACCTTCAGATGCTGGCCGACGAGCGCCAGGCGGCGGATTTCGAGCTGCCGTCCACCGGCGTCGCGCCGGAGTGGGAGAAGCTGCTGTCGTCGGCATTTATCCGCTCGGCGTCATACGGCACCCGCGCCAGCACGGTGCTGCGCGTGCGGCACGATGGCCGCTTCGACCTGAGCGAACGCAGCTTCGACGCCAGTGGCCGCATCGGCGAGGTGTCCTACCACGGCAAGCTGAACCTGCCGCGGGCTACCGGCATCGTGCAGGCGCCGCGCTGA
- a CDS encoding YkvA family protein: MDAAPTPAAPGRLRQWARRLKASLLTLWFCSRHPGTPWGARLLAVLVVGYAFSPIDLIPDFIPVLGYLDDVVLVPVGIWLALRMIPPAVTEECRGRAEAWQATHAQRPRNRAAAVVIVLLWVLLAWLAWHWLTPR, encoded by the coding sequence ATGGATGCGGCGCCAACCCCGGCCGCGCCAGGCCGCCTGCGCCAGTGGGCGCGGCGGCTCAAGGCCAGCCTGCTGACGCTGTGGTTCTGCAGCCGCCACCCCGGCACGCCGTGGGGCGCGCGGCTGCTGGCGGTGCTGGTGGTCGGCTATGCCTTCAGCCCGATCGACCTGATTCCCGATTTCATCCCGGTGCTGGGCTACCTTGACGATGTCGTGCTGGTGCCGGTGGGCATCTGGCTCGCCTTGCGGATGATTCCGCCCGCGGTCACCGAGGAATGCCGCGGCCGCGCCGAGGCCTGGCAGGCCACCCATGCGCAACGGCCGCGCAATCGCGCGGCCGCCGTGGTCATCGTGCTGCTGTGGGTCTTGCTGGCGTGGCTGGCCTGGCACTGGCTGACGCCGCGCTGA
- a CDS encoding DUF4936 family protein, whose translation MSDHLFVYFRVPEAVAAEALPLWHRWMETVAEATGIGGTLMRRPETRAGVQTWMECYADVPPAFDVTLAGLWRQSGLDQWVDGERQAEHFIDLDVL comes from the coding sequence ATGAGCGACCACCTGTTCGTCTATTTCCGCGTGCCCGAGGCCGTTGCCGCCGAAGCGCTGCCGCTCTGGCACCGCTGGATGGAGACGGTTGCCGAGGCGACCGGAATTGGTGGTACGCTGATGCGCAGGCCCGAGACCCGAGCCGGCGTGCAGACCTGGATGGAATGCTACGCCGACGTGCCGCCCGCCTTCGATGTCACGCTGGCCGGCCTGTGGCGACAGAGCGGGCTGGACCAGTGGGTGGACGGCGAGCGGCAGGCCGAACACTTTATCGACCTGGACGTGCTGTAG
- the egtB gene encoding ergothioneine biosynthesis protein EgtB, translating to MTSALLPAAALHPPHEPALLSQYRHVRASTETLVADLSDADATVQSMDDASPAKWHLAHTTWFFEEFVLAARLPGYEPVDPDYRYLFNSYYEAVGPRHPRPWRGLLTRPSLDEVLAYREAVDESMMALLGSAQTDAEAALITLGLQHEQQHQELLLTDILHLFAQNPLRPAFAPELPEPVIADPRPAPDWIGFDGGVVEIGHRGESFAFDCEGPRHKVYLQPFTLCSHPVTNRQWFEFIDDGGYQTAGLWLSDGWRWVGEQGIQAPLYWEAREGTWWQMTLRGMHPVDPDSPVTHISFFEADAFARWAERRLPTEAEWEHAARSLPATGNFVEGRALRPLPDRQNTSGVLRQMFGDVWEWTGSAFLPYPGFRPNAGAVGEYNGKFMSSQMVLRGGSCVTPESHIRATYRNFFYPHQRWQFTGVRLADDV from the coding sequence ATGACTTCAGCCCTGTTGCCCGCCGCCGCCCTCCATCCTCCGCACGAACCCGCCCTGCTTTCGCAGTATCGCCACGTCCGCGCCAGCACCGAGACGCTGGTGGCCGACCTGTCCGATGCCGATGCCACCGTGCAGTCGATGGACGACGCCAGCCCGGCAAAATGGCACCTGGCGCACACCACCTGGTTCTTCGAGGAATTCGTGCTGGCCGCGCGCCTCCCCGGCTACGAGCCGGTGGATCCGGACTACCGCTACCTGTTCAACTCCTATTACGAAGCGGTTGGCCCGCGCCATCCGCGCCCGTGGCGCGGTTTGCTGACGCGCCCGTCGCTGGACGAGGTGCTGGCCTACCGCGAGGCCGTGGACGAGTCGATGATGGCGCTGCTCGGCAGCGCCCAGACCGACGCCGAGGCCGCGCTGATCACGCTCGGCCTGCAGCACGAGCAGCAGCACCAGGAACTGTTGCTGACCGACATCCTGCACCTGTTCGCGCAGAATCCGCTGCGGCCGGCCTTTGCGCCGGAGCTGCCCGAGCCGGTGATCGCGGACCCGCGCCCGGCGCCCGACTGGATCGGCTTCGACGGCGGCGTGGTCGAGATCGGCCATCGCGGCGAGAGCTTTGCCTTTGACTGCGAAGGGCCGCGCCACAAGGTTTACCTGCAGCCGTTCACGCTGTGCTCGCACCCGGTCACCAACCGCCAGTGGTTCGAGTTCATCGACGACGGCGGCTACCAGACCGCCGGCCTGTGGCTGTCCGACGGCTGGCGCTGGGTCGGCGAGCAAGGCATCCAGGCGCCGCTGTACTGGGAAGCGCGCGAAGGCACGTGGTGGCAGATGACGCTGCGCGGCATGCATCCGGTCGATCCGGACAGCCCGGTCACGCATATCAGCTTCTTCGAGGCCGACGCGTTCGCACGCTGGGCCGAGCGGCGGCTGCCGACCGAGGCGGAATGGGAGCACGCCGCGCGCAGCCTGCCGGCCACGGGGAATTTTGTCGAAGGGCGCGCGCTGCGGCCGCTGCCGGACAGGCAGAACACCTCGGGCGTGCTGCGCCAGATGTTCGGCGATGTCTGGGAATGGACCGGGAGCGCCTTCCTGCCTTATCCTGGGTTCCGTCCCAACGCCGGCGCGGTAGGCGAGTACAACGGCAAGTTCATGAGCAGCCAGATGGTGCTGCGCGGCGGGTCGTGCGTCACGCCCGAATCGCATATCCGGGCGACCTACCGCAATTTCTTCTATCCGCACCAGCGCTGGCAGTTTACCGGCGTGCGGCTGGCGGACGACGTCTAG
- a CDS encoding DNA polymerase III subunit delta', with product MLYPWQKEDWQRLGILRERLPHALLIHGQQGIGKRDLALHFAQGLLCEAPLPDGQPCGQCSACHWFSQGNHPDFTVVRPEALDASAEPDTDEGGKKKAPSKIIRMEQVRALIDAVGVGTHRAGLRVVVVYPLDALQTEGANALLKTLEEPPPSTVFLLVTDRLDRILPTILSRCRQFSVQRPTPEAALAWLQGQGVADAEAQLAQAGGAPLTALHAAEAEEQPLQRLLVSQLGAGAAFDASAAAEQLQKLPVPAVLGILQRWTYDLLKLRLDAAGSTAPHYFPKERAALARCAGATDAHRLQAYAARLTAHRRSENHPLAARLVMEAVFLEYRQLFR from the coding sequence ATGCTCTATCCCTGGCAGAAGGAAGACTGGCAACGACTCGGCATCCTGCGCGAACGGCTCCCGCATGCGTTGCTGATCCATGGCCAGCAAGGCATCGGCAAGCGCGATCTTGCGCTGCATTTCGCGCAAGGCCTGCTGTGCGAGGCGCCGCTGCCCGATGGCCAGCCATGCGGCCAGTGTTCCGCATGCCACTGGTTCAGCCAGGGCAATCACCCCGACTTCACCGTGGTGCGCCCCGAGGCGCTGGACGCCTCGGCCGAGCCCGATACCGACGAAGGCGGCAAGAAAAAGGCGCCGAGCAAGATCATCCGCATGGAGCAGGTGCGCGCGCTGATCGATGCGGTGGGCGTCGGCACGCACCGCGCGGGCCTGCGCGTGGTGGTCGTGTATCCGCTCGATGCGCTGCAGACCGAGGGCGCCAACGCACTGCTGAAGACGCTGGAGGAACCGCCGCCGTCGACCGTATTCCTGCTGGTGACCGACCGGCTCGACCGTATCCTGCCGACCATCCTGTCGCGCTGCCGCCAGTTCTCCGTGCAACGCCCGACGCCGGAGGCCGCGCTCGCGTGGCTGCAAGGCCAGGGGGTTGCCGATGCCGAGGCCCAGCTGGCGCAGGCGGGGGGGGCGCCGCTGACCGCGCTGCACGCGGCCGAGGCCGAGGAGCAGCCGCTGCAGCGCCTGCTGGTCAGCCAGCTGGGGGCGGGCGCCGCGTTTGACGCCTCCGCCGCCGCCGAACAACTGCAGAAGCTGCCGGTGCCTGCCGTGCTTGGCATCCTGCAGCGCTGGACGTACGATCTGCTGAAGCTGCGGCTGGATGCCGCCGGCAGCACCGCGCCGCACTACTTCCCAAAGGAGCGCGCCGCGCTGGCCCGCTGTGCGGGGGCTACCGACGCGCACCGGCTGCAGGCGTATGCAGCGCGGCTGACCGCGCATCGCCGCAGCGAGAATCATCCGCTGGCGGCAAGGCTGGTGATGGAGGCAGTATTCCTGGAGTACCGGCAGCTGTTCCGATAA
- a CDS encoding GNAT family N-acetyltransferase → MNSSRFSLRIAEPRDLPGIVAIYNSTVPSRMVTADTEAVTVASRQAWFDAHQPGRRPLWVCEDADGRMAGWMSFSDFYGRPAYGGTAEVSIYLDAERRGQGLGRYLLQQAIDHAPAVGVNTLLGFIFGHNAPSLGLFAAMGFTRWGDLPRVAVLDGVERDLIILGLRVDGGQPA, encoded by the coding sequence ATGAATTCTTCCCGTTTTTCACTGCGTATTGCCGAGCCCCGCGACCTGCCGGGCATCGTGGCGATCTATAACAGCACCGTGCCCTCGCGCATGGTTACCGCCGACACCGAAGCCGTCACCGTGGCCTCGCGCCAGGCGTGGTTCGACGCCCACCAGCCCGGGCGCCGCCCGCTATGGGTTTGCGAAGACGCTGACGGCCGCATGGCCGGCTGGATGAGCTTTTCCGATTTCTACGGCCGCCCGGCCTATGGCGGCACCGCCGAGGTCTCGATCTACCTGGACGCCGAGCGCCGCGGCCAGGGGCTGGGCCGCTACCTGCTGCAGCAGGCCATCGACCATGCGCCCGCGGTCGGCGTAAATACGCTGCTCGGCTTCATCTTTGGCCACAACGCCCCCAGCCTGGGCCTGTTCGCCGCGATGGGCTTTACCCGCTGGGGCGACCTGCCGCGCGTGGCCGTGCTCGACGGCGTCGAGCGCGACCTGATCATCCTCGGCCTCCGCGTGGATGGCGGGCAGCCGGCCTGA